A region of Anguilla rostrata isolate EN2019 chromosome 10, ASM1855537v3, whole genome shotgun sequence DNA encodes the following proteins:
- the LOC135233689 gene encoding uncharacterized protein LOC135233689: protein MLSRNHFNGQDGAGIVQHTSTKNKSLALTRAQSPKGAKGICNKVQKFLQGPGDQSIQETSLSHREIRMDAGRDMSGEEFHTPQVLNGRGFPNNTPGVSCVGEVELNREGYVKIPCTVQNNGPRPTCAEPGVNGSASAGHTDNGGGARTVVRGPICEEEDSIESPTDSVVGESKMEEEPGLDEGVEDEEGSSALIEHILKELRGINKIQEEISDLREYLTSVRGSVEEVSCCVDAVLTEIEGIRSGSGTELGAKAAAGPFFPSQGNPHAPPRQIISSLLSEYQACFECGQAATSSKSGQFRRAVPTCQSSSIVHPHAPDTCKPGDRETSDQSSDRVHSLGGRKLSLTYLERQDEQDCPSNSSLSSGHSSKSNESDLPERQGGGACVGERDSWGDGTGIQCSMSGEASWSDGGYSRQNSVEDSQRFSETWEQYQAAETSSVASHSLAGSSEHLSLTLGRHYNSPSSSLDWRAHRHQLHESDVAVAGTGQASNSGLGCDWSAECAYSRSGSYYTAVEAYGEEGVSLSRNSTAIFTDCEEDTCQNAYSSYEPCPAGDSLDAASVRSLEGEWAGSGAGIGWGDVPRGLGAGRGGFHPPTTESDGAEQPPIVGFTVKRFGRAVLDFKSALTGALKKLEGGGTQYTGDEGGEAELIYRSPSKALVDPVHAESPQKGEKEVVEVEQEGESHSFSVSDHRPDDPPEEVAATLTHAPNTTTTTTTITTSTDGSLKSDTLPEVTIAETPTGTDGDEPAPSCGTPSEPRGSPATPLSHCTTAESLSTEDPLAAAAITTNVAAAGEPQSDLERAPEPGLGTPGELSQREAYRQKCLSSFQQILKEKRQTRRNLSRMAMSTFSEEDFNPEGSRDDDQVPLFKFILHF from the coding sequence ATGCTATCCAGAAATCACTTCAACGGTCAAGATGGTGCAGGTATCGTTCAGCACACGTCCACCAAGAACAAATCCCTGGCTCTGACCAGGGCCCAGAGCCCCAAGGGGGCCAAAGGCATCTGCAACAAGGTCCAGAAGTTTCTCCAGGGACCTGGGGACCAGTCCATCCAGGAAACTAGTCTCTCCCACCGAGAAATCAGGATGGATGCTGGGAGAGATATGTCTGGGGAAGAGTTTCATACCCCTCAGGTCTTGAATGGCCGGGGGTTCCCCAACAATACTCCTGGGGTGTCATGCGTTGGAGAGGTGGAGCTGAATAGAGAGGGTTATGTCAAAATCCCTTGCACCGTGCAAAACAACGGCCCCAGGCCGACTTGCGCTGAACCCGGTGTCAATGGTTCTGCCTCTGCAGGCCACACAGATaacgggggcggggctaggaCCGTGGTTCGAGGTCCCATCTGTGAAGAAGAGGACTCAATTGAGTCCCCCACCGATAGTGTTGTTGGCGAGTCTAAGATGGAAGAGGAGCCTGGGCTGGATGAAGGtgtggaggatgaggagggtTCCAGCGCTCTCATCGAGCACATCCTCAAGGAGTTGCGGGGGATCAACAAGATCCAGGAGGAGATCTCTGACCTGCGGGAGTACCTGACCTCTGTGCGGGGCTCCGTGGAGGAGGTGTCCTGCTGCGTGGATGCTGTGTTAACAGAAATTGAGGGGATCCGTTCTGGGTCTGGGACGGAGCTTGGAGCCAAGGCTGCAGCAGGACCCTTCTTCCCTAGCCAGGGGAACCCTCATGCACCCCCCAGGCAGATCATCAGCAGCTTGCTGTCAGAGTACCAGGCTTGCTTTGAGTGCGGGCAGGCAGCGACCAGCAGCAAGAGTGGCCAGTTCAGGAGAGCTGTGCCCACCTGCCAGTCATCATCTATAGTTCATCCGCATGCCCCTGACACTTGCAAACCTGGTGATCGGGAAACCTCGGATCAGAGCTCGGACCGGGTGCATAGCTTGGGAGGCAGAAAGCTCAGCTTGACCTACCTGGAAAGACAGGATGAGCAGGACTGCCCCAGCAACAGCTCCCTGTCCTCTGGCCACAGCTCCAAGTCTAATGAGTCCGACCTGCCGGAAAGACAGGGTGGTGGTGCCTGCGTTGGAGAGAGGGACAGCTGGGGGGATGGGACTGGTATCCAATGCAGCATGAGTGGGGAGGCGAGCTGGAGTGATGGCGGATACTCTCGGCAGAATAGTGTGGAAGACAGCCAGCGCTTCAGCGAGACATGGGAGCAGTACCAGGCTGCAGAGACCAGCAGCGTCGCTAGCCATTCCTTGGCAGGGAGCTCCGagcacctctccctcactctcggCCGCCACTACAACTCCCCCTCCAGCTCGCTGGATTGGCGAGCCCACAGGCACCAGCTACATGAGTCAGATGTTGCCGTGGCAGGCACCGGACAGGCGTCAAACTCTGGCCTTGGGTGCGACTGGTCGGCTGAATGTGCTTACTCCCGAAGCGGCAGCTACTACACAGCGGTAGAAGCCTACGGCGAAGAAGGTGTGAGCCTGAGCCGCAACTCCACAGCCATTTTCACAGACTGCGAGGAGGACACCTGCCAGAACGCCTACTCCTCCTATGAGCCTTGCCCAGCAGGTGATTCTCTGGATGCCGCATCTGTGAGGAGCTTggagggggagtgggcgggATCAGGGGCCGGTATAGGGTGGGGGGATGTCCCGCGAGGGCTGGGTGCGGGGAGAGGTGGATTTCATCCTCCCACCACGGAGTCCGATGGTGCAGAGCAGCCCCCCATTGTAGGCTTCACTGTGAAGCGGTTTGGGAGGGCGGTGCTAGACTTCAAGTCTGCCCTCACGGGGGCGCTAAAGAAGCTGGAGGGTGGAGGTACTCAGTACACTGGGGATGAGGGTGGAGAGGCTGAATTAATCTACAGGAGTCCCAGCAAAGCATTGGTTGACCCGGTCCATGCAGAAAGCCCACAGAAGGGAGAAAAGGAGGTGGTagaggtggagcaggagggggagagcCACAGCTTCAGTGTCTCCGATCACCGGCCTGACGATCCCCCAGAGGAGGTGGCCGCCACCCTCACCCATGCCCctaacaccaccaccaccaccaccacaatcACCACCAGCACCGATGGTTCTCTGAAGTCAGACACCCTTCCTGAGGTGACGATTGCAGAAACCCCAACTGGCACCGATGGGGATGAGCCTGCGCCCTCCTGCGGGACACCGTCCGAACCCCGCGGCTCCCCCgccacccctctctctcactgcaccaccGCAGAGTCCCTCTCAACAGAGGACCCTCTCGCTGCCGCCGCCATTACCACCAACGTCGCTGCCGCGGGAGAGCCCCAGTCTGACCTGGAACGCGCCCCTGAGCCGGGCCTCGGGACGCCAGGGGAGCTGAGCCAGCGGGAGGCATACCGGCAAAAATGCCTCAGCAGCTTCCAGCAGATCCTGAAGGAGAAGCGCCAGACCCGCCGAAACCTGTCCCGGATGGCCATGTCCACTTTCTCTGAGGAGGACTTCAACCCAG